aaagtactcatatcgtacctctgttttttagagtgtagaggaGGTAATACAGGTAATCCACGCTATTGCTGTATTGTAGAGTAAACCTCAAAGAGCCTCAAGGTTGTCGGGGACACACTAATCGCATCACTGCCCCTTCCAGAACCTACGTAAAAACCTCACTGtgataccacagcatccaccaTCTGGGGAGGTTAGCTATAACAGGAGTACgctacaataacaagctaataaagctaataaaGGGGATCCTCATGGCTGGAGCTCAAGCAAAACAATCTGCCTCATTTGAATTTGGAATGAGGAATCTGAGACACTTTAAAGAGAACCAAGAACCAACTTGCATCCACttggaaacaccttagcaacctcctacgACACAATAGCAACCAGCTCATAGCCACTTAACAacctcatacagctctggaaaaaaaataagagactacttaaaaatgatgagtttctttgattttaccaaattaaaaacctctggaatataatcaagaggaagatggatgatcacaaaccatcaaaccaccaaactgaactgcttgaatttttgcaccagaataaagcagcataaagttatccaaaagcagtgtgtaagactggtggaggagaacatgatgacaagatgcatgaaaacgaaaactgtgattaaaaaccaccagggttattccaccaaatattgattatttctgaactcttgaaactttatgaatatgaacttgttttctttgcattattatttgaggtctgaaagacctgcgtctttttttttttgttatttcagccatttctcattttctgcaaataaatgctctaaattacaatatttctttttagaatttaggagaaatgttgtttgtagtttatagaataaaacaacaatgttcattttactcaaacataaacctataaatagcataattGCACAGTAAGAAATGCGAATAAAACAGGAGGATTTTTTCAAGGAACACCATGCCTCCATTATTAATGCCATTCTTACATCAGTGTAACGTCAAACCTACGTCAACACAACTACAGCATTTCTCCATTTTGGTCATGTGACGTCCATGAGGAAGCTGTTCACTTGCATCAAAGAATTACATCAGAGGTTTTTGGCATTAGCTTCAAAAGCTGCCCTGCCAACATTCAGCTGCTTGAGCTTCCACCTCTGATTTGACAGCTCTAATTAACATCTAATTAACCTGgatcacaagagagagagagagagagagagagagagagggagagagaggggtcaCACCAGCCCCGGTAATCTCGAGAGACGTCATTTAGATGTTTGTCTAAGATCTCACCATGCAAAACCATGCACAGCACGGTTCACAGGTCACGCCCCTAGACTCTGATCTGTTTTAGATCACTGTAGTTGTGCCTAAAACTCTGCTGTTTAGAACTATGCTATGAAAATATCAGTCTATGGACGATAATCTCTGATGGTTTGCTATTAAATTCAATGGTTCTATTGTAGGATCGTACACAACACAAGATgggtaaagaccagcacatgcctcctccgacccATGTGAAAatcggaagaaagcgcagcgactcgtttccgatacatcagctcacagatgcagccttgtgctgatgtatcgacatcaccctaggagtcatgagggaaaagagagcgccatctattgtacccacccagagggagcaagaccaattgtgctctctcaaggcttcagcagctgatggcaagctgcatgactgggatttgaatcaGCAATCTCTTGAACTGCTGGACTATTCAGTCTAGCGCCCAGAGTTGCCTTTAGTTAACAAATTCATTCTTAATACAACATAGGAAGAGGAGCTAGGAAGAAGGGAGCTATTCTATCATTCTATCATTCTATCATTCTTACTTAAGCTTGACCCATAAGCTAGATGCTTACTCCAGATACTTACTGCATGGTCCTACTATAAGTGCCAGAATTAGCTCtaataataattatgtttaaAACATTCAAACACTTCTAAAACGGCTgtttatttctaaatatttttctaaaaacagcaaaaggtgAAAAAGGACCCTAAAatcttgctgtttttttaataatcaagagttttttttattttatgcttttATCGCTCCATTAAACAATAGTTATATGATCTTATACTGTAAGTATTCTTTTAGTATGAGCGTCTAAAAAAATGTTGTGGCAACTTTTTGGGGAGTTTTGTGCTCAAAAAACGCCTCAGGCCCGCAGTGGGCGGCCAGTGTTGCTGAAACTGCTATCGGGGGTGTGATACTGGTCCAACAGATGGGAGACTTTCTACCATCAGACACCCACTGtgatacatatacacacatatacacacacacacatacatatacacacacacatacacaaacacctACGAACACACACTTTCATTTCTGTGTCCATAACCCATTTCGATGTACCATTTTGAAGTTTATAGACTTGCTCTGACACGTGCACAACACTTTCTCACTTTgcacttcccacacacacacacacacacacatggtacacacacacataatacacacacataatacacacacagacacacacatactgtacataataaCACACATATACAATGGTCATGTTAACCCATACAATAACCCATAAAGAAAGAGAGTAGGCTGTGTGCAAGATCGCTGTGGGTGcgtgcctatatatatatatgtgtgtatatatttctctctctctctctctctgtatacatttgtgtgtgtgtgtgtgtgtgtgtgtgtgtgtgctgggagtATTAGTAGATCAGCTCTAACTGGTTTCTACTAATCGTTTTTGCTCTTTTAAGTGCATTTCCACCCACAGCACATAATAGCTGCCCCATCCACTCTGACCACAGCCTGCACTGCAGAGTAAACCCATTAACAGCGGCACTCCGAGGCCCCGGggccccgtgtgtgtgtgtggcagggctgtgtttacctgtgtttacCCCTGTTGGCTGTGCGACGGAGGTTGTGCCGCAAGAGAACAAAAGAGGAAAGCTGCATTACGCCCTGGGAGGACTGGCGGTGAGGCGGTTAGGCGGAACGGTACAGAGCAGCGGCACAAATCCACAAGACGAATTAATGATTTTAGGGCCCCGGGCAAAAAAAGGGGCCCTCCTTAAATTAGCACTCACACCTAATTGAATAACATATAGTGATGCAAGATGTTTTCCTGAGCTGCTGAGAGTTTCCTCTCGCTTCTGCTCGCGCTTTATTGCTTTCCTGCTGCTACCTGTCTGATTCCACACTTGTCACATAATGCCCATCAAAAGTCATGCAACAACACGGAAAAGTTAATTCCAGTGCTGACGGGAGGGGGAATGCATTATAATAACTGCAcaataacactgttataacaaAGCGAGTTATGTGATTGAAGAGTCACATAACTCTgtgttataacagtgttattgTGCAGTTTAGTAAATTAggccacaacattaaaaacactaaaaatttaagtaattaaggtccaatcccatttcacttctcagccctaccccttgtttttgagtgaaaTCCTGCCCCTAAGAATTGGAACGACCCTTCAAGTACCCAATAGATGCGTCATCAGGAGCTCTTcataaagttcagcaacctagctgctgctgctgctgttggttaactagttaactttagggtttattttttatatgtcttcagaaaggggggtgATTAAGtgcagaaattattattattgtccattccttaattcctctgtgatgagcagctaaaattattgtatttttccattccgccttaaatgctgcagcccctgtcaTCTGTTGCACATTTAAGGtagaacgggaaagttagctagataactaaactactagcgatcttttttatgcttgttataaagaattcagccgtaaaatattatgtaaaatagTGTTAATCTTCATTTTTAACGAGAAAAATTCTTACAATTTGTGTGTTCCATACTAGTGGTAATAATAAGGTCAGCAAATATGATTAAAATCAGGTCCATTTGTTGTACAATATGAAAATAGCATAATCATCATAATTCAACCTTCCATAAGTTCCTACTCGTATTTTTCAATTGGTAGAAAGGGTTTCCCAGTCCTCCATGCAGGTTTCTTTCAGCTGATACATGTTTCAGCTTTAGTTTAGTTCAGGCACGCACCCGACCCGCCTTCCTGTTTGAACATGTTTGTTTTGGTGCGTGACAAAGGTCGGAAAACACCTTAATGTGTGACGGCTGTTTATTATATAACACTCAGTTCCTATAAACTCCAGAGACTCTGGAAATGACTGCGTGATAACAGACTGAAGATTCTGGAATTGAATGGAATGTTAACTACGGAGATTGGCCTGCAAACCCCCTACAGCCTACCTCGATGCATGCCCATCGAGGTAGGCTGTAGGGGGTTTGCAGGCCAATCACTCTTCAAGACCCTGAGCGCTCTGGGCATAACTGGGATGGAGAGAAGAAGGGCCATCAAGAAAATCATGGTGGAAGCAGAGAAAGCCTCCAGATGGCTCTGGATCAGGAGAAGTGACCCATGGAGTAGTAGCAAATGCCACCTGAACACAAGCCGGGTCTGATCAACCTAGGCTGGGTCGCCAAGGAGAGGGTGTCTGATGTTGAAAGACCCGAAACACCCGAGGACCCTTGGTTACATCACTGACGATGTGTTCAGGAGCATCCTAGAGATGTATTTCATCAAGTGGAGATGAACAAACAGAGGTGACCTATACTTCAAGATACtgcaaaatatgtatttatttatttattgctgttTAGATTATATACTGCCTGGCAATAAAAGGGCTCATACACGCTAATATAGTCTAGAATTGCATTAACTGAGATTTGGAGTTaaggtctgaactctgtggtgaactctctgaatccatgtgtgaaaatgctgatctcatgctccctgaaccctgaactctttcataattccagccccatgaatcctaacattatatataatatcattttggaatatgctcgtgttcatcagggaagaaataatAAATCCATTGACGGAAttacctggtctatattcagtatattcaggtattgaggtcagctgacctcattctttcagcacatactgttgctgaacctaaacctgcagaccaactgcaacaTCAACCCCATAGATCATAGCTCCGCCCCCAAAATCTATACATTCATTGTTGATAACATCTACATTTTTTTAGACTATAAAgcgtacttaaaatccttacattttcccaaaaatttaattaaagcgCAGTACAGCCACTCTGCTAAtgaacagcattatacaggagtttcactgaggctggagcagtattagcattagctgctaaccacagcactagctctttcactgttgaATACactagtgaatatatatatatatatatatatatatatatatatatatatatatatatatatatatatatatatatatatatatatatctcggaCTATCGGAATATATATCTacttgtttaccatgttaaaacaagctaagttgGGCGGCATTTACTGTACTTTCACATTAAAATTTACTAACGCTAAGCGCAGCTAACCATGGCTaacactgctgctaaccgcacgAAAATCGTGCTTACCATTTTATAGAGAATTAACCAACACAAGAATATCTTAAACCAGAGaaacttatttatatttaccACCTCATTTACCTAAACTCTTCCAGATTTGGCACTCTAATTCCACAATGGTTACCCCTAATACATTGagctaatattaaatatatatatatatatataagtgtatttatagtttttattattaggtACCTGGAGCTCTCCTTGAACTTGCAGGTGTGTCATGCTTTCTTTTTGCCTGTGTTTCTACGGCAGCAGATGCACCTACATCTCCACCTTtgccagaaaaaaataaaaataaataaataaaagactctCTGCTGAAGAGAGTTGTGTGCGTGTGTTGTGtgcgtgtgttgtgtgtgttgtgtgtgttgtgtgtgtgtgttgtgtgtgttgtgtgtgttgtgtttctgACCTTTCCTGGAGATGAGTCTGGCCAGCAGCTCGCTGAGGTTGGCCCGGGTGTCGGCCTGGTCTTCAGCGATGGGCAGGGGTTTGACTGGACCGGCGAGGCTCTCGGAGCGGGAGACCCTCAGACCCACCTCCATCTGAGAGGGGAGAGCGTTTCCTGCCTCCTGCTCCAGGGGCAAACGCTGGCGAGCCAGACAGGAGACGGAGAGAGCGGCCaggagcgcacacacacacacgccactgTTCATTctgcctgtgagtgtgtgagagagagagagagagagagagagagagagagagagagagagagagagagagagagagagagagagagagagatggaatcaGAAGAATACATACAGAGTGAGTAAAAgctttataatttttatatattttatatattttttatatatttttatataatcatatttatatatgatttataatcatatataaactcaattatatatatatatatatatatatagatgtctCAGTCCTATGAAAATCACTAAAAACCTCAATTTATGTCGATTTTTATTTTACCACATAATTTGaatagacaaactgtcccttagacTGCGccggaccaataaaaactctttaa
The sequence above is drawn from the Astyanax mexicanus isolate ESR-SI-001 chromosome 19, AstMex3_surface, whole genome shotgun sequence genome and encodes:
- the cckb gene encoding cholecystokinin isoform X1 codes for the protein MNSGVCVCALLAALSVSCLARQRLPLEQEAGNALPSQMEVGLRVSRSESLAGPVKPLPIAEDQADTRANLSELLARLISRKGGDVGASAAVETQAKRKHDTPASSRRAPVPASGKRGSTVNHRIKDRDYLGWMDFGRRSAEEYEYSS
- the cckb gene encoding cholecystokinin isoform X2 translates to MNSGVCVCALLAALSVSCLARQRLPLEQEAGNALPSQMEVGLRVSRSESLAGPVKPLPIAEDQADTRANLSELLARLISRKVPASGKRGSTVNHRIKDRDYLGWMDFGRRSAEEYEYSS